One Mustelus asterias chromosome 10, sMusAst1.hap1.1, whole genome shotgun sequence DNA window includes the following coding sequences:
- the cln5 gene encoding bis(monoacylglycero)phosphate synthase CLN5, whose product MGISPWSVACLWLSLLGSPSAAGWGATQQTWPVPYRRFDHRPRPDPFCQPIYPFCPTGSPDGEIPQMNDQDIIEVYRLQTPVWEFKYGDLLGHFHIMHDAIGFRNIRTGKNYTMEWYELFQLGNCTFPHLRPGIEAPFWCNQGAACFFEGIDDLHWKENGSLVKVSEITGKMFNKLAMWVKEDNRTGIYYETWTVQSDPSPNATVWFKSYDCSAFVLRTYQILFELGAVFKSPIETNYTRIFLYSGEPTYLGNDTNIFGPHSNKTLGEEIISFYFPFRPPHSVKELVLSLLEIVDKVVLEKTFYLYFNFEYWYLPMKQPYVRITYEEIPLPSKNTLTGA is encoded by the exons ATGGGGATCAGCCCGTGGAGCGTTGCCTGCCTCTGGCTGTCTTTGCTGGGATCCCCCAGCGCTGCTGGCTGGGGAGCCACACAGCAGACATGGCCAGTGCCTTACAG ACGATTTGATCACCGGCCCAGACCGGATCCATTCTGCCAGCCCATATACCCATTCTGCCCCACAGGCTCTCCTGATGGGGAGATTCCTCAGATGAATGACCAGGACATTATAGAAGTTTATCGGCTTCAGACCCCTGTTTGGGAGTTCAAATATGGAGATCTGCTTGGACATTTT CATATCATGCACGATGCCATTGGTTTCCGGAACATTCGGACAGGCAAAAACTACACCATGGAGTGGTATGAACTCTTTCAGCTTGGGAACTGCACCTTCCCACATCTCCGACCTGGAATTGAAGCTCCTTTCTGGTGCAATCAGGGAGCCGCGTGTTTCTTTGAGGGGATAGATGATTTACACTGGAAGGAAAATGGTTCCTTGGTCAAAGTATCTGAAATAACTG GTAAAATGTTCAACAAATTGGCCATGTGGGTGAAGGAGGATAACAGAACTGGAATATATTACGAGACATGGACTGTTCAATCTGATCCTTCTCCGAATGCCACAGTGTGGTTCAAATCTTATGACTGTTCAGCATTTGTATTGAGAACTTACCAGATACTGTTTGAATTAGGTGCCGTCTTTAAGAGCCCGATAGAAACCAACTACACCAGAATATTTCTGTACAGTGGCGAGCCAACCTACCTTGGGAACGATACCAACATCTTTGGGCCACACAGTAACAAAACTCTCGGAGAAGAAATAATTTCCTTTTATTTTCCGTTTAGACCACCGCATTCAGTGAAGGAACTGGTATTAAGTCTGTTGGAAATAGTTGATAAGGTTGTACTGGAGAAAACCTTTTACCTTTACTTCAATTTTGAGTATTGGTATTTACCAATGAAACAGCCTTATGTTAGAATAACGTATGAAGAAATACCTCTGCCATCTAAAAATACATTGACAGGTGCTTAG